One segment of Ancylothrix sp. D3o DNA contains the following:
- a CDS encoding Tfp pilus assembly protein FimT/FimU, producing MRLLHFVLRKKRQQRLAKSTAGFTLIEVIVVVVMVSILAAISVFSLQSWANRVRVNGVQDKVLIAIREGQTRARQQAIPWQVSFKQDPQAGDLNIQMAIHPGSVTPTRWTSIDEPGVQIDTDRTFTNFRQQPGNPPYWYIRFDNKGNVVREEAPNPLPARITISYKGTMPRRCVEVVTLLGATRSEGDGSCGN from the coding sequence ATGAGATTATTACATTTTGTTTTAAGAAAAAAACGTCAGCAGCGTTTGGCTAAATCTACAGCCGGTTTTACTTTGATAGAAGTTATCGTTGTTGTGGTAATGGTTAGCATTCTGGCAGCCATAAGTGTTTTTAGTTTACAAAGTTGGGCAAACCGGGTGCGAGTTAATGGTGTTCAAGATAAGGTCTTAATTGCAATTAGAGAAGGACAAACTCGCGCTAGACAGCAGGCAATTCCTTGGCAAGTTAGCTTTAAACAAGACCCGCAAGCGGGTGATTTAAATATTCAAATGGCAATTCATCCAGGCAGCGTTACTCCTACACGGTGGACTTCAATTGATGAACCTGGAGTTCAAATAGACACTGACAGAACTTTTACAAATTTTAGACAGCAGCCTGGGAATCCTCCTTATTGGTATATTCGATTTGATAATAAGGGCAATGTGGTCAGAGAGGAAGCTCCTAATCCTTTACCGGCACGAATCACAATTTCTTATAAAGGTACTATGCCAAGACGTTGTGTTGAAGTAGTGACGCTTTTAGGGGCGACTCGTTCTGAAGGTGATGGAAGTTGTGGAAATTAA
- a CDS encoding prepilin-type N-terminal cleavage/methylation domain-containing protein has translation MKTRKKGYKDSYSRYKRRNRGFTLIELLVSIALGFIVVSGILWFVVQLSETDRKELALTQTQQDMSFALDYMSSELKEAIYVYEGECLGTTVRGQPRDSDYCPGLSNHLQFPSGVTPVLAFWKIERVPYVLNATNTWEQLPSGQQCEGFPQSPLPPTPPPQPNREECYSLLLNRSSYTLVVYGMRSDTSGNTGNTERWLGPARIWRYELRQYQAAVTAPLNTLRQTPGYVDPTNGGVTFGSWPFAVNASENTFENRATVRPTYNEQILVDLVDWETDVAFQDRITSLPGVQECPEPITPYPTDRSQLTYSLTYPKRPDVPNNGTNVLSTSFYTCVRRPASGQTQDVIVLIRGNAVRRAGLPDNRNTAYLPQVTAQVQTRGVFARNPSSTQ, from the coding sequence ATGAAAACTAGAAAAAAAGGCTATAAAGACAGTTATAGTCGGTATAAAAGAAGGAATCGGGGATTTACATTAATTGAATTATTAGTGTCTATTGCACTTGGGTTTATCGTTGTTTCAGGGATCTTGTGGTTTGTGGTGCAACTATCAGAAACCGACCGTAAAGAATTGGCCTTGACTCAAACCCAGCAAGATATGAGTTTTGCCCTAGATTATATGTCTAGCGAGCTTAAAGAAGCGATTTATGTGTATGAAGGAGAATGTTTAGGGACAACGGTTCGCGGTCAACCAAGAGACTCAGATTATTGTCCGGGGTTGAGTAATCACTTGCAGTTTCCGAGTGGAGTGACACCAGTTTTGGCATTTTGGAAAATAGAGCGCGTTCCCTATGTATTGAACGCTACCAATACCTGGGAACAGTTACCAAGCGGACAGCAATGTGAAGGTTTTCCTCAGTCTCCTTTGCCGCCTACACCGCCACCGCAGCCTAACCGTGAAGAATGCTACTCTTTGTTGTTAAATCGTAGCAGTTATACTTTGGTTGTTTATGGGATGCGCTCGGATACATCGGGAAACACTGGAAACACTGAAAGATGGCTTGGCCCGGCGAGAATTTGGCGTTATGAACTGCGCCAATATCAGGCAGCTGTAACTGCTCCGTTGAATACGCTAAGACAAACACCCGGTTATGTTGACCCGACAAATGGGGGCGTTACTTTTGGTAGTTGGCCGTTTGCTGTGAATGCGTCTGAAAATACTTTCGAGAATAGGGCAACAGTAAGGCCAACCTATAATGAGCAAATTTTGGTTGATTTGGTGGATTGGGAAACAGATGTAGCGTTTCAAGACAGGATTACAAGCTTACCAGGAGTACAGGAGTGTCCTGAACCGATAACTCCTTACCCCACTGATCGCAGTCAATTAACTTACAGTCTTACTTATCCAAAACGACCAGATGTTCCTAATAATGGCACCAACGTACTAAGTACAAGTTTTTATACTTGCGTTAGAAGGCCAGCAAGCGGTCAAACGCAAGATGTAATTGTTTTAATTCGGGGTAATGCTGTGAGGAGAGCCGGTTTGCCAGATAACCGTAATACTGCTTATTTACCCCAAGTAACTGCTCAAGTACAAACTCGTGGTGTGTTTGCGAGAAACCCGTCTTCTACACAGTGA
- the hpsA gene encoding hormogonium polysaccharide biosynthesis protein HpsA, with amino-acid sequence MAKHKFQKAIQRLLKEIFNLFKRLSRQLMQWLLRSYLVTNRWRQTQAGFVLPTLALMMIVVFLVVAAVMFRTFSRNTQVIRDYQTQQVVNAATPALDRAKAKIEYLFTTDPRLPAGIPDETILEAMMKNDGSEGVPALPNDVYRYPDETRVTTLDGLASGITPLVWRYTNNQNTQNPNDDVTTIYGVVLRAERQVGNGPRYSVDPRSTNPKIYVQNDKREASTPGKADLWLVRNGPLATTIQNSNAACTGTGGGSNLLAGWFPGNGTATVYKNMQVFAVSVPATATNQVNATNKAISTLQYQQDRSFDRGNKWGAWFRYDLEIFPGQNFNWNGAMHSQSNIFVAGQTFRSHLISSPSSCFFLPESGSRITTAGELVAGRIREDSNAAGTVGTVLMDAQDSATVIRGQADTGANGPFPVDANTDSINPTSYNISRISVDPLRLQVQGISRPRVDSGTSTWQRDPNFSPDPKPATPVLGTSRVNVDINSCAPYVDDTYRADNRVGPKPAYSRERPFRNPTTNRDECALPYLRVAQGSDIAAQADPLPTTDPTQTIASDDLIRPEPLGPEVPETVGLDGFWERRARNEGLRIIVGERLELGNTFGWNNGDVNNNGNLNDDDPNAADPLYPLNRANPQTNSPAWARTSNPQRSNEAWQLRTLYDNLAAVQGTAIYHAKVGDNSGTAVNEGGYFPTSCLASTVHPGTAHTLAQSATFEMLPNGSANPTLLSNFFYGQGTNGWEFTMPAGITTETAFETAVGNANSPLRQALENLSRFAGDPKGAFPAAQAVPGDPDIVEHPYSNMAMWGNYSNLRRAIGSGAYNTLSIADKSYLHTAACTLGLLAYNISYINEFTYSALPSADRTPFETAITNITSSPNFSNLQSTDDKPNYIISELDRQLADTTNSTSLQTKTKNAAIAKILYLKEQIALDRSNGQSFSNPTTPESCPLTGSPAAPLCPQNGDDYKPKFPALYYIFPTVAHREPPHPTVTRDVLGNRDAYIRGNDVNGTFTYHDFPLSNDPIKTIVARPKQLGINLNQLGGTAQNWMLPRVERPDARCNSYAMLNFTPTAGNGDSYIRTVNLSNNSLTNGCVRVAFKDSAIFDGREMMSVRLMNLDLDLMRTTPVPNASTQDTWLPTSSLVYAFREDAVREDAIVRPEFMNANSYLQRWNGTNPPGNPTAVSEVMNVWNNQDPPLIPITTPPPVSPGLPRGISPKPIDYYPDPDRRPYGFRLRNGSNLVREGITVPVQNLERGLSLISDNPVYIQGNFNLHTTDGTNTQQEFTDSTQPFYSRSALNPNFGKGNDRWRQSEIIADAITIISNNWQCDGTVQSGIRGDNTGCSAASSYRNSNMQGEPSPSFWTPAARKPVTTALTDLEGYVCANPYDPRLASMNEILAASFNSSTTSNLSTADGKGCDGPIKVLRNGEIQYKVNAADAAGTSYSRFRDFRADRNSPGALNTATATTINAVLVSAVTPSRPGSANGGLHNFPRLIEDWGAGSVALNISGSMLQLNFSNYATAPYDQDAWEPGMVPILGGNSSSQELYKYYRVPSRNWGYDVALQISSAGPIARRMVIPSLERSEFYREPPADDPYICKLRKVVETGITCPN; translated from the coding sequence ATGGCTAAGCACAAATTCCAGAAAGCAATTCAGCGTCTACTAAAAGAAATATTTAATCTTTTTAAGCGGCTGTCTCGGCAACTAATGCAGTGGTTGCTTCGCTCTTATTTGGTGACGAACCGGTGGAGGCAGACTCAAGCGGGATTTGTGCTGCCAACCCTTGCTTTAATGATGATTGTGGTGTTTTTGGTGGTGGCGGCGGTGATGTTCCGCACGTTTAGCCGCAATACTCAGGTGATTCGGGATTACCAAACTCAGCAGGTGGTGAATGCCGCGACGCCGGCTTTGGATAGGGCAAAAGCAAAGATAGAATATTTGTTTACAACTGACCCCAGACTGCCAGCCGGTATTCCAGATGAAACTATTCTGGAAGCGATGATGAAAAATGATGGCAGTGAGGGTGTACCAGCACTACCGAATGATGTATATAGGTATCCTGATGAAACAAGGGTGACAACTCTTGATGGACTGGCTTCTGGAATCACGCCTCTTGTTTGGAGGTACACAAATAATCAAAATACACAAAACCCAAATGACGATGTAACCACCATTTACGGAGTGGTGCTTAGGGCCGAAAGACAGGTAGGCAACGGGCCTCGCTATTCAGTTGATCCAAGATCAACTAATCCCAAAATATATGTGCAAAATGATAAACGAGAGGCGAGCACTCCGGGGAAAGCAGACTTATGGTTGGTTCGTAATGGCCCTTTAGCGACCACAATTCAAAACAGTAACGCCGCCTGCACCGGCACAGGGGGAGGCTCAAACCTTTTGGCTGGTTGGTTCCCCGGAAATGGAACTGCAACGGTGTACAAAAATATGCAAGTTTTTGCTGTTAGCGTGCCGGCGACAGCTACCAACCAAGTAAACGCTACAAATAAAGCTATTTCCACACTTCAGTATCAGCAAGACCGCTCGTTTGACCGAGGAAATAAATGGGGGGCTTGGTTCCGCTATGATTTGGAAATTTTTCCAGGCCAAAATTTTAACTGGAACGGAGCGATGCACTCGCAAAGTAATATTTTTGTGGCCGGTCAAACGTTCCGCTCTCATTTAATTAGCTCTCCTAGTTCTTGCTTTTTCTTACCAGAGAGCGGTTCCAGAATCACGACGGCTGGGGAATTAGTGGCCGGTCGGATTCGAGAAGATAGTAACGCAGCCGGCACCGTTGGTACGGTTCTTATGGATGCTCAAGACAGCGCTACAGTCATTCGAGGACAAGCAGATACCGGCGCTAATGGCCCGTTTCCGGTAGACGCAAACACCGATTCTATTAACCCTACGTCATACAATATTTCGCGCATTTCCGTAGATCCACTGCGCCTGCAAGTTCAGGGGATTTCTAGGCCACGAGTAGACTCCGGTACCAGCACTTGGCAACGTGACCCCAACTTTAGCCCAGATCCAAAACCGGCAACTCCAGTATTAGGAACCAGTCGGGTAAACGTAGATATTAACTCTTGTGCTCCCTACGTTGATGATACCTATCGTGCTGATAACCGCGTTGGCCCTAAACCCGCCTACTCCAGAGAAAGACCGTTCCGAAATCCCACCACCAATAGAGACGAGTGTGCACTACCTTACTTAAGGGTGGCACAAGGCTCTGACATCGCCGCTCAAGCAGACCCCCTTCCCACAACTGATCCAACACAGACAATTGCAAGTGATGATTTAATTCGTCCCGAACCTCTGGGCCCAGAAGTGCCGGAAACTGTAGGGTTAGATGGTTTCTGGGAACGCCGCGCTCGCAATGAAGGGCTGAGAATTATTGTCGGTGAACGCTTGGAGTTGGGAAATACATTCGGCTGGAATAATGGCGATGTCAATAATAATGGCAATCTCAATGATGATGATCCTAATGCCGCAGATCCACTTTACCCACTTAACCGGGCAAATCCCCAAACAAACAGTCCCGCCTGGGCCCGCACAAGCAACCCACAGAGAAGCAACGAAGCATGGCAACTGCGTACCCTTTACGATAATTTAGCCGCTGTGCAAGGAACGGCAATTTATCATGCCAAGGTAGGGGATAATTCTGGCACAGCAGTTAATGAAGGTGGTTATTTCCCCACATCTTGTTTAGCAAGCACAGTTCACCCTGGCACCGCTCATACTTTGGCTCAAAGTGCAACTTTTGAAATGCTCCCGAATGGTTCAGCAAATCCTACCTTGTTGAGCAATTTCTTTTATGGGCAAGGTACAAATGGTTGGGAATTTACAATGCCGGCGGGTATAACAACAGAAACGGCTTTTGAAACGGCAGTTGGTAATGCCAATAGTCCGTTAAGACAAGCTTTAGAGAATTTGTCGCGCTTTGCCGGTGATCCTAAAGGCGCATTTCCAGCAGCGCAAGCTGTTCCAGGAGACCCAGATATTGTGGAGCATCCCTACTCCAATATGGCAATGTGGGGAAATTACTCGAACTTGCGACGGGCAATTGGCAGTGGGGCATATAACACTTTAAGTATTGCAGATAAGTCTTATCTCCACACCGCAGCTTGCACTTTAGGGCTTTTGGCGTACAACATTAGTTACATCAATGAGTTTACTTATTCGGCACTCCCCTCCGCAGATCGTACACCTTTTGAGACTGCTATTACCAATATTACAAGCAGTCCTAATTTTTCTAATCTACAATCTACCGATGATAAACCAAATTACATTATTTCTGAACTAGATAGGCAGCTTGCAGATACCACCAATTCTACCTCTTTACAGACTAAGACAAAAAATGCTGCCATTGCCAAAATTTTGTACCTTAAAGAACAAATTGCCCTTGATCGTAGTAATGGTCAATCCTTTAGTAACCCAACAACACCAGAATCATGCCCACTCACAGGCAGCCCCGCCGCACCACTTTGCCCACAAAATGGAGATGATTACAAGCCAAAATTCCCGGCACTATATTACATTTTCCCGACTGTCGCTCACCGAGAGCCGCCACATCCAACAGTAACACGCGATGTTTTGGGAAACCGGGATGCTTATATCAGAGGAAACGATGTAAATGGAACGTTTACTTACCACGATTTCCCTTTGTCGAATGACCCAATTAAGACGATTGTAGCGAGACCGAAACAGTTGGGAATTAACCTCAATCAACTGGGTGGTACGGCTCAAAATTGGATGTTACCAAGAGTTGAGAGACCTGACGCTCGTTGTAATTCCTACGCAATGTTGAATTTTACTCCCACAGCGGGTAACGGTGATAGCTATATCAGAACCGTTAATTTGTCGAATAATAGCCTAACAAATGGTTGTGTGCGGGTAGCATTTAAAGATTCGGCGATTTTTGACGGTCGGGAAATGATGAGCGTCCGGCTGATGAATTTGGATTTAGACTTGATGCGGACTACACCTGTTCCAAATGCCAGTACACAAGATACATGGTTGCCAACAAGCAGTCTTGTTTATGCCTTCCGCGAAGATGCAGTGCGAGAAGATGCCATTGTGAGGCCAGAATTTATGAATGCAAATTCTTACCTACAAAGGTGGAATGGCACAAATCCTCCAGGCAACCCAACGGCAGTTAGTGAGGTAATGAATGTTTGGAATAACCAAGATCCACCATTGATACCAATCACCACACCGCCGCCGGTGTCTCCCGGATTGCCGAGGGGGATTAGCCCCAAACCAATAGACTACTATCCTGACCCAGATCGCCGTCCCTATGGTTTCCGTTTACGGAATGGTTCAAATTTGGTACGGGAAGGAATTACGGTGCCGGTGCAGAATCTGGAGCGTGGTTTGTCGTTAATTTCAGATAACCCGGTGTACATTCAAGGCAACTTTAACTTGCATACTACCGATGGTACTAACACCCAACAAGAATTTACAGACTCAACGCAACCTTTCTATAGTCGCTCAGCATTAAATCCCAATTTTGGCAAAGGAAATGATCGGTGGCGACAGTCAGAAATTATTGCAGATGCCATTACTATTATTTCTAATAACTGGCAGTGTGATGGCACAGTTCAAAGTGGGATTCGTGGTGATAACACAGGCTGTTCTGCTGCATCTTCTTACCGCAACAGCAATATGCAAGGCGAACCCAGCCCGAGCTTCTGGACTCCTGCGGCAAGAAAACCTGTTACCACAGCTTTAACCGATTTAGAAGGCTATGTCTGCGCCAACCCCTACGATCCAAGACTTGCTTCGATGAACGAAATATTGGCAGCAAGTTTTAATAGCTCCACAACATCAAACCTTTCTACAGCCGATGGTAAAGGTTGTGACGGCCCGATTAAAGTTCTGCGTAATGGAGAAATTCAATATAAAGTAAACGCTGCTGATGCCGCAGGCACTTCTTATTCTCGTTTCAGAGACTTTAGAGCTGATAGAAATTCACCAGGAGCTTTAAACACCGCTACTGCCACAACTATAAATGCAGTATTAGTGAGTGCAGTGACTCCCTCGCGTCCAGGGAGTGCTAATGGTGGGTTACACAACTTCCCACGCTTGATTGAAGACTGGGGCGCTGGTAGTGTTGCCCTCAATATTTCTGGCTCAATGTTGCAGCTGAATTTCAGTAACTATGCCACTGCTCCCTATGACCAAGATGCGTGGGAACCAGGGATGGTACCTATCTTGGGAGGCAACTCAAGTTCCCAAGAATTATACAAATACTATAGAGTGCCGAGCCGAAACTGGGGTTATGATGTAGCGCTGCAAATCTCGTCAGCGGGGCCGATTGCTCGCCGGATGGTAATTCCTTCTCTCGAACGCAGTGAGTTTTACCGGGAACCCCCGGCAGATGACCCCTACATTTGCAAGTTACGCAAAGTTGTAGAGACGGGTATCACTTGTCCTAACTAA
- a CDS encoding Tfp pilus assembly protein FimT/FimU, whose product MPSGNFGQKQRVQQLNNTTGGYSLVEILAAVIIASILATIGTISYLGWLNRLRVNGAHDRIFHTIREAQSTATQTKTTWQASFRQQSADRIEASLHPATTTPTNWNLINEPGVIIDTQNTTLFRQASINAWRIQFNHKGHPNGQLGRITLSNTSGQNKRCVFISTLIGAVRTAEDSRCLR is encoded by the coding sequence ATGCCATCAGGGAATTTTGGGCAAAAACAACGGGTGCAACAACTAAATAACACAACAGGCGGCTACAGCTTAGTAGAAATTCTAGCCGCCGTAATTATTGCCAGCATCTTAGCAACCATAGGCACAATAAGTTATTTAGGATGGCTAAACCGGCTCAGAGTTAATGGGGCTCACGATAGAATTTTTCACACAATTCGAGAAGCCCAAAGCACCGCCACCCAAACAAAAACCACCTGGCAAGCAAGCTTTCGACAACAAAGTGCAGACAGAATCGAAGCCTCTCTTCATCCCGCCACAACAACCCCCACAAATTGGAATTTAATTAACGAACCTGGGGTAATTATCGACACACAAAATACAACATTATTTCGCCAAGCATCTATTAACGCTTGGCGAATTCAATTTAACCATAAAGGTCATCCTAACGGACAACTCGGAAGAATCACCCTCTCTAACACAAGCGGACAAAATAAACGCTGCGTTTTCATTTCCACCTTAATTGGTGCTGTTCGGACGGCTGAAGATAGCCGGTGTTTGCGCTAA
- a CDS encoding type II secretion system protein, giving the protein MKRRLLNDSEKGLTLLESLVGIMVVAVVISLITPALVVGYASRIKNYRTDQAIKLARGEIDRVRLEVERGNYTNLPPTLGQTVDRFDLDSQVPAPTPNPNPPACPLNATAATSVTEWCAVDINGDGQQNWDLGVQTFTSSTPAVVYQQVRGKPVAFLMGVRVYTRAALISGSLKPYPRRETASGGLTSGQVLSLPLVTFYTPIVKSDLPTSRFAYCELNNKIQVTSANCN; this is encoded by the coding sequence ATGAAAAGACGTTTGTTAAACGACTCAGAAAAAGGATTAACACTGCTAGAGTCCCTAGTGGGTATTATGGTAGTAGCTGTAGTCATTAGTCTGATTACCCCGGCTTTGGTGGTGGGTTATGCGTCGCGGATCAAAAATTACAGAACTGACCAAGCGATTAAACTGGCGCGCGGTGAAATTGATCGGGTACGTTTGGAAGTTGAGCGGGGAAATTATACCAATTTACCTCCCACTTTGGGTCAAACGGTTGATCGGTTTGATTTAGATTCTCAGGTGCCGGCACCAACTCCCAACCCAAATCCTCCCGCCTGTCCGTTAAATGCGACAGCTGCCACTAGCGTAACAGAGTGGTGTGCTGTAGATATCAATGGAGATGGTCAGCAGAATTGGGATTTAGGAGTCCAAACTTTTACCTCATCAACACCAGCGGTAGTTTATCAGCAGGTACGTGGTAAACCTGTTGCATTTTTGATGGGGGTACGGGTTTATACAAGAGCGGCTTTAATTTCAGGGAGTTTAAAGCCATATCCAAGGCGAGAAACTGCTTCGGGAGGTTTAACTTCAGGTCAGGTTTTAAGCTTGCCTCTAGTTACCTTTTATACGCCTATTGTTAAAAGTGATTTACCTACTTCTCGCTTTGCTTATTGCGAACTGAATAACAAAATTCAGGTGACATCAGCTAATTGTAATTAG